The Providencia rettgeri genome includes a window with the following:
- the sgrR_1 gene encoding HTH-type transcriptional regulator sgrR, producing the protein MIGLMAMEKSDIWLATANFFKPLEFSIFATLYEMPLLRQCLNNTLSNELNQWRNNQLDVEAWCESLVDSQIFHPVFHHWLELQGQKTMRGVRMNTFGWFDFKSAWFKPSEDNLEKY; encoded by the coding sequence ATGATTGGTTTAATGGCAATGGAGAAAAGTGATATTTGGTTAGCAACAGCTAACTTTTTTAAACCTCTCGAATTTTCCATCTTTGCAACCTTGTACGAAATGCCATTGCTACGACAATGCCTTAATAACACTCTCAGCAATGAACTTAATCAGTGGCGTAATAACCAATTAGATGTCGAAGCTTGGTGTGAAAGTTTAGTTGACTCGCAAATTTTTCACCCTGTTTTTCATCATTGGCTTGAATTGCAAGGCCAAAAAACCATGCGCGGTGTACGAATGAATACCTTTGGCTGGTTTGATTTTAAATCTGCGTGGTTTAAACCCTCTGAGGATAACCTAGAAAAATATTGA
- the sgrR_2 gene encoding HTH-type transcriptional regulator sgrR: protein MSNSRLQTQFIRLWQHFQGQDSETTLQDIADTLFCSRRHVRTLLNNMQSQGWLSWQAESGRGKRSTLIFHVNGLELQQAQAEQLLKEESIEKLVALVGDKETIRQMVLSELERSYRQGKNLLRIIYYRDFPTLLPGAPMRRSEIHLMSQIFNGLTHINEEKGEVEDGLAHHWQSTSDTQWRFYLRPAIYFHHGREMVTDDIIYSLLRLKTCWPLFSHIQSVSSPQPYVIDITLSEPDKQLPWLLGSHHAAILPKEWESLENFSRCPIGTGPYQVEKNLPQKLTITAFDRYFGYRALLDEVTIWVVPELSEQMVCTTLKMDGDKHHNGSLESRMEEGCYFLLMDQRSPIAQREDVRKWLCSFLTPVNLLAHCEPFYQRHWAPAYGLLLHWHHSKMLTLFPKPEDLTELTVTFYRHHHEFYAISQIMKRVLQMQGVELKINIIDYDDWFNGNGEK from the coding sequence ATGTCTAATTCGCGATTACAAACCCAATTCATTCGTCTCTGGCAACATTTTCAGGGCCAAGACAGTGAAACAACACTACAAGACATCGCTGATACGCTGTTTTGCTCTCGCCGTCATGTCCGTACTCTGCTTAATAATATGCAGTCACAAGGTTGGCTTAGTTGGCAGGCAGAGTCTGGTCGAGGAAAACGCTCTACCCTTATTTTTCATGTTAATGGCTTGGAGCTACAGCAGGCACAGGCTGAACAACTACTCAAAGAAGAAAGTATTGAAAAACTTGTCGCCCTAGTGGGTGATAAGGAAACCATTCGTCAAATGGTATTGTCTGAACTGGAACGCAGCTATCGACAAGGTAAGAATTTATTACGAATTATTTATTATCGAGATTTCCCGACATTGCTTCCTGGTGCGCCAATGCGCCGCTCAGAAATTCACTTGATGAGCCAAATATTTAATGGCCTTACCCATATAAATGAGGAAAAAGGGGAAGTAGAAGATGGCCTTGCCCACCATTGGCAATCCACCAGCGATACCCAATGGCGTTTTTATTTACGCCCCGCTATTTATTTCCATCATGGGCGAGAAATGGTTACCGACGATATTATTTATTCCCTTTTACGCTTAAAAACCTGTTGGCCGCTATTCTCACATATTCAATCCGTTAGCTCACCGCAGCCTTATGTCATTGATATCACGTTAAGTGAGCCTGATAAACAACTACCTTGGTTATTAGGTAGCCACCATGCCGCCATTTTACCGAAAGAGTGGGAGAGCCTCGAAAACTTTAGCCGTTGCCCAATCGGCACTGGCCCTTATCAAGTAGAAAAAAACTTGCCACAAAAGCTGACCATTACGGCTTTCGACCGCTATTTTGGCTATCGTGCGCTACTCGATGAAGTGACCATTTGGGTGGTTCCTGAACTCTCTGAGCAAATGGTCTGTACAACATTAAAAATGGATGGTGATAAGCACCATAATGGCTCGCTCGAAAGTCGTATGGAAGAAGGCTGTTATTTCCTGTTAATGGATCAGCGTTCACCGATAGCTCAGCGTGAAGATGTTCGTAAGTGGTTATGTAGCTTTTTAACCCCTGTCAACCTACTTGCACATTGCGAACCTTTTTATCAGCGCCATTGGGCACCTGCTTATGGCCTGTTACTCCATTGGCATCACAGTAAAATGCTAACCTTGTTTCCCAAGCCTGAAGATTTAACTGAGCTTACTGTCACTTTTTATCGCCACCACCATGAGTTCTATGCAATTAGCCAAATTATGAAACGGGTTTTACAGATGCAAGGTGTGGAACTTAAGATCAATATCATTGATTACGATGATTGGTTTAATGGCAATGGAGAAAAGTGA
- the leuD gene encoding 3-isopropylmalate dehydratase small subunit → MEKFITHVGIVAPLDAANVDTDAIIPKQFLQKVTRTGFGQHLFNDWRFLDENGQQPNPDFVLNKPVFKGASILLARENFGCGSSREHAPWALTDFGIQVVIAPSFADIFYGNSFNNQLLPIKLSETEVDELFNYVNDHEGCQFTVDLEAQTVTAGDKTYHFEIDSFRRHCMMNGLDSIGLTLQHVDQIKDFEQQIPAFMS, encoded by the coding sequence ATGGAAAAGTTTATTACACACGTCGGGATTGTTGCTCCTTTAGATGCAGCCAATGTGGATACTGATGCCATTATCCCTAAACAATTTTTGCAAAAAGTGACTCGCACTGGTTTTGGCCAACACTTGTTTAATGACTGGCGCTTTTTAGATGAGAACGGGCAACAACCGAACCCTGATTTCGTCTTAAATAAGCCAGTTTTCAAAGGGGCAAGTATTTTATTGGCTCGCGAAAATTTTGGTTGCGGTTCATCCCGTGAGCACGCACCTTGGGCATTGACTGACTTTGGTATTCAAGTGGTTATCGCCCCAAGTTTTGCTGATATTTTTTATGGTAACTCGTTCAACAACCAATTATTACCAATTAAATTAAGTGAAACCGAAGTCGATGAACTGTTTAACTATGTTAATGACCATGAAGGTTGCCAGTTTACGGTAGACTTAGAAGCTCAAACAGTAACTGCGGGTGATAAAACCTATCATTTTGAAATTGATAGCTTCCGTCGCCACTGCATGATGAATGGTTTGGATAGTATTGGTTTGACGTTGCAGCATGTCGACCAAATCAAGGATTTTGAGCAGCAAATCCCTGCATTCATGAGCTAA
- the leuC_1 gene encoding 3-isopropylmalate dehydratase large subunit, whose protein sequence is MTIVCGDSHTATHGAFGSLAFGIGTSEVEHVMATQTLKQARAKTMKIEVVGKAPAGITAKDIVLAIIGTTGSAGGTGYIVEFCGEAIENLSMEGRMTVCNMAIELGAKAGIIAPDETTFAYMKGRQFAPKGQQWDDAVAYWKTLKTDDDAQFDKVITIQASSIAPQVTWGTNPGQVIAINQPIPAPESFADPVERASAEKALAYMGLESGIKLSDVKIDKVFIGSCTNSRIEDLRAAAAIAKGKKVANGVQAIVVPGSGPVKAQAEQEGLDKIFIEAGFEWRLPGCSMCLAMNNDRLNPGERCASTSNRNFEGRQGRAGRTHLVSPAMAAAAAINGHFADVRDIQI, encoded by the coding sequence ATGACTATTGTGTGTGGAGACTCCCACACCGCAACACACGGTGCATTTGGCTCATTAGCCTTTGGTATCGGGACGTCAGAAGTTGAGCACGTGATGGCGACTCAAACACTGAAACAAGCACGCGCTAAAACAATGAAAATTGAAGTCGTCGGCAAAGCTCCTGCTGGCATTACCGCAAAAGATATCGTTTTAGCGATTATCGGTACAACTGGCAGCGCAGGCGGTACTGGCTATATTGTCGAGTTTTGCGGTGAAGCCATCGAAAACTTGAGCATGGAAGGCCGTATGACGGTATGCAACATGGCTATTGAATTAGGTGCGAAAGCGGGGATTATCGCACCAGATGAAACCACCTTTGCCTATATGAAAGGTCGCCAATTTGCACCTAAAGGCCAACAGTGGGACGACGCGGTTGCGTATTGGAAAACGTTAAAAACTGATGATGATGCACAATTTGATAAAGTCATTACTATTCAAGCAAGTAGCATCGCACCACAAGTCACATGGGGAACTAACCCGGGGCAAGTAATTGCCATTAACCAACCGATACCTGCCCCAGAATCATTTGCAGACCCTGTTGAGCGAGCTTCTGCTGAGAAAGCATTAGCTTACATGGGGTTAGAGTCCGGTATTAAATTATCTGATGTAAAAATTGATAAAGTATTTATTGGTTCATGTACTAATTCGCGTATTGAAGATTTACGTGCAGCAGCTGCAATTGCTAAAGGAAAAAAAGTTGCCAATGGCGTGCAAGCCATCGTTGTTCCGGGATCTGGCCCTGTTAAAGCCCAAGCGGAACAAGAAGGTTTAGATAAAATTTTCATTGAAGCGGGCTTTGAATGGCGTTTGCCAGGATGCTCTATGTGCTTAGCGATGAATAACGACCGTTTAAACCCTGGCGAACGCTGTGCATCAACCAGTAACCGTAACTTTGAAGGTCGCCAAGGTCGAGCAGGCCGTACTCACTTAGTTAGCCCAGCAATGGCGGCTGCAGCAGCGATTAATGGCCATTTTGCTGATGTACGTGATATTCAAATCTAA
- the leuC_2 gene encoding 3-isopropylmalate dehydratase large subunit, which yields MYDAHVVREVENEIPLIYIDRHLVHEVTSPQAFDGLRTKKRPLHQPSKTFATMDHNVSTQTKDINACGDMARIQMQELMKNCKEFGVTLYDLNHPYQGIVHVMGPSKVLLCRE from the coding sequence TTGTATGATGCCCACGTTGTCCGTGAGGTCGAAAATGAAATCCCTTTGATTTATATCGATCGTCACTTGGTACATGAAGTGACATCACCTCAAGCATTTGATGGTTTGAGAACTAAAAAACGCCCATTGCATCAACCAAGTAAAACATTTGCCACCATGGATCACAACGTATCGACGCAAACCAAAGATATTAATGCTTGTGGCGATATGGCTCGTATTCAAATGCAAGAGTTAATGAAAAACTGTAAAGAGTTTGGCGTAACTTTATATGATTTGAATCACCCATACCAAGGTATTGTCCATGTGATGGGCCCGAGCAAGGTATTACTTTGCCGGGAATGA